In Bufo gargarizans isolate SCDJY-AF-19 chromosome 5, ASM1485885v1, whole genome shotgun sequence, the following are encoded in one genomic region:
- the TNFRSF11A gene encoding tumor necrosis factor receptor superfamily member 11A, whose protein sequence is MESPVTAALLMVGALCWALPVRQNSLQCDLGKQYGHLGRCCNKCPPGTHMKAKCTSTANTTCSPCGPNEYMSVWNEDLKCTLHMVCDPGKVLRVTFNGNSTYPRECECIEGYHFDTKQEICMENVKCPPGSGVQIPVQSNKNTVCVPCPVGYYSNSTSATDGCTRWTNCTDLGLQEIVPGSNMSDAFCDRYIVPQDLTKVVILIIFPVVASGIVICIIYAVCHRKKFSAFIAQLQDWLRQSCDQEHESQLKTPFSDQGEDCIHKTYAFSEECSLLKESVVPQGRMIPTENEYMDPRGSPEPENESMVARMGSTSDSEIGCPGTFLGFSDTSSDRLLSPSQEEGVSIPLYSHHHCGQSAKEIQDNSARDPVDNVCGHYASQHTFHVFSQAAHPTPERSDGEEPCSCCTDRQFSRNGSSASSTPTTDIPPPSSGNHTTVLSTAPVMNIKTDLVVVYYNASSQDTHTAAETEDTTSRPMQEENQSHYDSFVANTQSPRYTDIPCSSVSDTDTKMFADELTSPSCLDTFSQDQPNIFFSPNTNVLPVQEEGKPEFYL, encoded by the exons AACTCTTTGCAGTGTGATCTAGGAAAGCAGTATGGACATCTTGGACGATGCTGCAATAAATGCCCACCAG GAACACACATGAAAGCAAAATGTACTTCCACTGCAAATACTACGTGCAGTCCCTGCGGCCCTAATGAATACATGAGTGTTTGGAATGAAGATTTAAAGTGCACTCTTCACATGGTTTGTGATCCAG GGAAAGTTTTACGTGTGACTTTTAATGGGAACAGTACATACCCTCGGGAATGTGAGTGCATTGAAGGATACCACTTTGATACCAAACAAGAAATATGTATGGAGAATGTCAAGTGCCCCCCTGGATCTGGAGTTCAGATACCAG tCCAATCAAATAAAAATACTGTCTGTGTACCATGCCCTGTGGGATATTATTCCAACTCTACATCGGCAACAGATGGATGCACCCGCTGGACAAA CTGCACAGATCTTGGATTACAAGAGATCGTTCCTGGCTCTAACATGTCTGATGCTTTCTGTGATCGTTACATTGTCCCACAGGATT TGACAAAGGTGGTAATCCTAATTATTTTCCCTGTTGTGGCATCAGGGATTGTGATATGCATCATCTATGCTGTGTGCCATAGGAAGAAATTCAGTGCATTCATAG CACAACTTCAGGATTGGCTACGGCAAAGTTGTGACCAAGAACATGAATCTCAG ttaAAAACACCATTCAGTGACCAGGGCGAGGACTGCATACACAAAACCTATGCTTTTTCGGAGGAATGCAGTCTTCTAAAAGAATCAGTGGTTCCCCAGGGCAGAATGATTCCAACAGAAAATGAATACATGGACCCGAGAGGATCACCTGAACCAGAGAATGAGAGTATGGTTGCACGTATGGGCTCAACATCGGATAGTGAAATTGGCTGTCCAGGAACATTCCTTGGCTTTTCAGATACCAGTTCAGACAGACTGCTGTCTCCTTCACAGGAAGAAGGCGTCAGTATTCCTCTGTATTCCCACCATCATTGTGGTCAGTCTGCCAAAGAAATTCAGGACAACTCTGCCAGAGATCCTGTGGACAATGTGTGCggacattatgcctctcagcacACGTTTCATGTATTCTCACAGGCAGCACATCCTACCCCAGAGAGAAGTGATGGAGAGGAGCCATGTTCTTGCTGCACTGACAGGCAGTTTTCAAGAAATGGGAGTAGTGCCAGCAGCACCCCTACTACAGATATCCCACCACCTTCATCAG GAAATCATACAACAGTTCTTTCAACTGCTCCTGTAATGAACATTAAAACAGATCTTGTTGTCGTGTACTATAATGCAAGCTCCCAAGACACCCACACAGCGGCAGAAACCGAGGACACCACGAGTAGGCCAATGCAGGAGGAGAACCAGAGCCATTACGACAGCTTTGTGGCCAACACTCAGTCCCCCAGGTACACAGATATCCCCTGCTCTTCAGTGTCAGATACAGACACAAAAATGTTTGCCGATGAGTTGACGAGCCCTAGCTGCCTGGACACGTTTAGTCAAGATCAGCCCAATATCTTTTTCTCTCCAAATACAAACGTTTTACCTGTGCAAGAAGAAGGAAAGCCAGAATTTTATCTTTAA